Proteins encoded within one genomic window of Panicum virgatum strain AP13 chromosome 1N, P.virgatum_v5, whole genome shotgun sequence:
- the LOC120654935 gene encoding methyl-CpG-binding domain-containing protein 9-like isoform X1 — protein MDRPPHLDIDLNEAPSPPPSEPPTPRAPSPPRELAPPAYAAPPPPQPQLPPPPLLPLVAPSPQQQLRLQQEALEVVLRFHRPPELRNTPFGPIGSVPAGLLPGLGLPLPAPHPGEAGWGYPPPPCASCARQETLGKTFVCDACDRGFHSDCVRVWPPLLPLPPPPPPPPGPPGARRPRAATNEDWICPECEMRGARSTRWKLGSVPLDINAAPPEEPVAVPAHDISRTNISGGAQLSVARLPHFEGVRLNNTALYDGMQFMPQFDLAHSLGMRQKFASMDRDLNADENVPQRSIHLRRRRDLPQTSTLPMVAENHEFGNPGIFMDPSFITKAMEQSTNENGSSLKPPKFLVEKSNHQPHHCTVALPVQYSDFFITSLGEIDNRTSYHNSYQIWPVGFTSYWHDRVTGSLFECEVCDGGNFGPLFKMRRLPCSPFQLPEASTTVCPNVVRKADTIETKESSVVVEDTANDTDDNISMLLSNFSETNQDFMSCPSNNMEGKENLGCSNVQTLNMTVPAVLSDSGSFSWAPTKDANLHDKIGDFTFEGTSPSSVWRMIYCAMMEACEKMYKEHGHLVLFCTHSSDKTSFDYGSGSQNIDSPCNLLTRFCSSNGPKLPQFIEKENDVESTCALLKEWLYQDRIGLDLEFVQEIVESLPKSRACSNYQFLCNRTGFNSSLTIASGVLLAVNKSSPSNEDVMSYGRHGSMVTGPQDHAQPSSFSIRELPPGNPFSRKLPPELAGDVFQVLEFLGRFAEIIGLKELPSVEQLEDELIDPWPICVNQKDIQHHRDHTPPMNSPANVSTSYSNGESGVTTNEETASVFIPVETSSTSEAAQDKLAAETLGRCSGVVLPEIHLALLKVLFTELVPRVAIFVDPRIDSKESKSKRGRKRDTDTLTRELKIDMLTANKLTWPELARRYIVAVSSLSGCMDSSDISSREGVKLFRCLQGDGGILCGALPGVVGMEKDASLLAEAETLICHSSVNEGNKVFMMDYKDSDTVDSPEESACDTALPDWVKSLEPVRKLPTNVGTRIRKCVYEALERKPPEWAREILEHSISKEVYKGNASGPTKKAVLSVLAEVCRKKIPQNPEKPRKERNIISISEAILKKCRIVLRRAVSSDESKPFGNLLATTLTNSTENEDEGILGFPGMVSRPLDFRTIDIRLAMGAYRGSLEAFLDDVQEVIHNLQTAFGDRPEVLVMVTALSQSFESLYKAEVQDLIKKFDKYLSNGNGNSEIHDELQDVLMAANNKLPKAPWEDGVCKVCGIDRDDESVLLCDNCDSEYHTYCLNPPLARIPIGNWYCPSCLSGQKEPNVDHSTHVLMQEQDKCVGEEARVLLERLNKLAMAMDEKEYWELSGPERIYLLKFLCDELLNTALIREHLDQCSDKSNDLQQKLRHLNYELKELKYQLEIRTSYATQSRWIKNDHVSNSSGLVENQQRAMPTASEHLEEAERVNVGVNLNTPAEGASAGQLNVSKPHSADNDISGTSVIERNKSLGLSKQTSEMVIDRIDGGSIGEVSQSFEKSVGDINMGEAHSATVINAPNGELPDENARTPSQDNIEALTTKLADHDNLEALTTKLADHDNLEASTTKLADHDADNNETNNLLDRISQLQDSISTAELQLSMASLRRECLGRDCVGRLYWVTGRPGKRPRLVADGSMLIPKDRDISMVTSYPQSTFDSRGWNSAAIVVYESDEEIKCLVDWLRDTDPREKDLKDSILQWQKSLYHQVSFPVSDPPVSNSSKSEPLGDLPDTKAFIVLEQKYGLQLDQDTSELSKRRGRKTKLGSEERIYRCDCLEPVWPSRHHCLTCHETYLTLAEYEGHNDGKCNSSNDSPNETKENDEPKLKGTKSDIKEKDPVDHSCSAEPSNNGKLDPCPFDFEEICRKFITNYSNKETVKEIGLLGSNGVPSFVPSPAFFVDPPALLSENKRKDDDVPNDWTSSLEECQAMSAKMSGQEVSQAAQDCPGNAGDAQMPKSKRPVRDSTSAKEASSSTDKPTRLLTINGGLVPESSLMPVIGRNFHILKQLKINLLDVEAALPEEALRASKSQQIRRRSWRAFVKSAESISHVVLATNFLQSMIKAEFLKKDWWYWSSFTAAIKTTTVTALALRIYTLDDCIMYRKDPAPNPEPADNARSGNKGKRKRDADS, from the exons ATGGATCGCCCGCCGCATCTCGACATCGACCTCAACGAggcgccgtccccgccgccgtccgagCCCCCGACGCCGCGGGCCCCATCGCCCCCGCGGGAGCTCGCTCCGCCCGCCTacgccgcgcccccgcccccgcagcCGCAGCTCCCGCCTCCCCCTCTGCTGCCTCTGGTCGCGCCCAgcccgcagcagcagctgcgGCTCCAGCAGGAGGCCCTCGAGGTGGTGCTGCGGTTCCACCGGCCGCCCGAGCTGAGGAACACCCCGTTTGGGCCCATAGGGAGCGTGCCCGCCGGGTTGCTCCCTGGCCTGgggctgccgctgccggcgccgcacCCTGGGGAGGCGGGCTGGGGCTACCCACCTCCCCCCTGCGCGTCCTGCGCCCGCCAGGAAACGCTGGGGAAGACCTTCGTGTGCGACGCCTGCGACAGGGGGTTCCATTCCGACTGCGTCCGCGTCTGGCCGCCtctcctgcccctgcccccgcccccgcccccgccgcccggcccccctggcgcgcggcggccccgcgCCGCGACCAACGAGGACTGGATCTGCCCCGAGTGCGAGATGCGTGGCGCTCGCTCCACCCGCTGGAAGCTGGGTTCCGTCCCGCTTGACATCAACGCTGCCCCGCCGGAGGAACCCGTCGCAGTCCCCGCCCACGACATCAGCAG GACAAATATCTCTGGTGGAGCTCAGCTGAGTGTTGCCAGATTACCACATTTTGAGGGGGTGCGCTTGAACAATACTGCTCTTTATG ATGGGATGCAGTTTATGCCACAATTTGATCTTGCTCATTCTCTTGGTATGAGACAGAAATTTGCTTCCATGGACCGAGATTTAAATGCTGATGAAAATGTACCACAAAGGTCAATTCATTTACGCAGAAGAAGAGATCTTCCACAAACATCAACATTACCCATGGTTGCTGAGAACCATGAGTTCGGAAATCCCGGCATTTTTATGGATCCATCCTTTATTACCAAGGCAATGGAACAAAGTACTAATGAAAATGGAAGTTCACTAAAGCCTCCAAAATTTCTTGTGGAGAAAAGTAATCATCAGCCACATCATTGTACA GTTGCCCTGCCTGTTCAATATAGTGATTTCTTTATTACCAGCTTGGGAGAAATTGACAATCGGACAAGCTACCATAATTCGTACCAGATATGGCCGGTTGGGTTTACTTCTTACTGGCATGATAGAGTTACTGGTTCACTGTTTGAGTGTGAGGTATGTGACGGAGGGAATTTTGGACCTTTATTTAAGATGAGAAGATTACCGTGTTCGCCGTTCCAACTTCCGGAGGCATCAACTACAGTGTGCCCAAATGTTGTGAGGAAAGCTGATACAATAGAAACAAAGGAAAGTAGTGTTGTTGTTGAAGATACTGCTAATGATACTGATGATAATATTTCCATGCTCCTATCGAATTTCTCTGAGACAAACCAAGATTTCATGTCATGTCCCAGTAACAATATGGAGGGTAAAGAGAATTTAGGGTGCAGTAATGTACAAACGTTAAATATGACAGTGCCAGCTGTACTGTCAGATTCTGGATCTTTCAGTTGGGCACCGACTAAAGATGCAAATCTGCATGACAAAATTGGTGACTTCACATTTGAAGGAACATCACCTTCCTCAGTCTGGAGGATGATTTATTGTGCTATGATGGAAGCTTGTGAAAAAATGTACAAGGAACATGGCCATTTGGTATTGTTCTGCACACACAGTAGTGACAAAACTTCATTTGACTATGGGAGCGGATCTCAGAACATCGACAGTCCTTGCAATCTACTGACTAGATTTTGCTCATCAAACGGGCCCAAGCTACCACAATTTATAGAAAAGGAGAATGATGTGGAATCAACTTGTGCATTACTTAAAGAATGGTTGTATCAGGATAGAATTGGGTTAGATTTGGAATTTGTTCAAGAAATTGTGGAATCTCTTCCTAAATCCAGGGCTTGTTCAAACTATCAGTTCTTGTGTAACAGGACTGGTTTTAACTCTTCACTGACGATTGCTAGTGGCGTGCTGTTAGCTGTTAATAAAAGTAGTCCAAGCAATGAGGATGTCATGTCATATGGTAGACATGGATCTATGGTGACTGGACCACAGGATCATGCTCAGCCTAGCTCTTTTAGCATCCGTGAGCTTCCTCCAGGAAATCCTTTTAGCCGCAAGCTTCCACCAGAATTGGCAGGAGATGTTTTCCAG GTATTGGAGTTTCTTGGACGATTTGCTGAAATTATTGGCCTCAAAGAACTTCCTTCAGTTGAGCAATTAGAAGATGAACTTATTGACCCATGGCCAATTTGTGTAAATCAAAAGGACATTCAACACCACAGGGATCATACTCCACCAATGAATTCACCCGCAAATGTTTCTACATCATATTCAAATGGTGAATCAGGTGTaactactaatgaagaaacagCATCTGTGTTTATTCCAGTTGAAACTTCTTCAACAAGTGAAGCTGCTCAAGATAAGTTGGCTGCTGAAACACTTGGGAGATGTAGTGGTGTAGTGTTGCCTGAGATTCACCTTGCACTCTTGAAGGTTCTTTTTACTGAGCTAGTGCCGAGAGTTGCAATTTTTGTGGATCCAAGAATTGATTCGAAGGAATCAAAATCCAAGCGTGGAAGAAAGAGGGACACTGATACTCTAACAAGAGAACTAAAGATTGATATGCTAACTGCTAACAAATTAACTTGGCCAGAGTTGGCTAGAAGGTATATTGTAGCTGTTTCTTCCCTAAGTGGCTGCATGGATTCGTCTGATATTTCTAGTCGAGAAGGAGTGAAGTTGTTCCGCTGCCTCCAAGGTGATGGTGGTATTCTGTGTGGAGCACTACCTGGGGTTGTTGGCATGGAGAAGGATGCATCG CTGCTTGCAGAGGCTGAAACATTGATATGCCATTCTTCAGTGAATGAAGGGAATAAGGTCTTTATGATGGATTATAAGGATAGTGATACTGTAGACTCCCCTGAGGAGTCTGCGTGTGATACTGCATTACCAGATTGGGTGAAATCTCTGGAGCCTGTGAGAAAATTGCCTACTAATGTAGGAACAAGAATAAGAAAGTGTGTTTATGAAGCTTTGGAGAGGAAACCTCCAGAATGGGCAAGGGAAATTTTGGAGCATTCAATCAGTAAAGAGGTGTACAAGGGTAATGCATCTGGACCGACCAAG AAAGCTGTCTTGTCTGTCTTGGCGGAGGTCTGTCGTAAAAAAATACCCCAGAATCCAGAAAAaccaagaaaagagagaaatatTATCTCCATCTCAGAGGCTATATTGAAAAAGTGCCGTATTGTCCTGCGACGTGCTGTTTCCTCCGATGAATCAAAGCCTTTTGGCAATTTACTTGCAACAACTCTAACAAATTCCACTGAGAATGAGGATGAGGGGATCCTTGGATTTCCGGGTATGGTATCTCGCCCTTTGGATTTCCGCACAATTGATATAAGGTTGGCTATGGGAGCTTATCGTGGATCCTTGGAGGCTTTTCTTGATGATGTACAAGAA GTAATCCATAATCTGCAAACTGCATTTGGCGATCGACCTGAAGTGCTGGTAATGGTTACAGCGCTGTCTCAGAGTTTTGAGTCATTGTATAAGGCAGAG GTACAAGACCTTATTAAAAAATTTGACAAGTATCTAAGCAATGGAAATGGTAATTCTGAAATCCATGACGAATTACAAGATGTTCTCATGGCAGCAAACAACAAGCTGCCCAAAGCTCCATGGGAGGATGGTGTCTGCAAAGTCTGCGGCATCGATCGAGATGATGAAAGTGTCCTTCTGTGCGATAATTGTGACTCTGAATACCACACTTACTGCCTGAACCCACCACTGGCACGCATACCAATTGGAAACTGGTATTGCCCGTCATGTTTGTCAGGACAAAAGGAACCGAATGTTGATCACAGTACTCATGTTTTAATGCAAGAACAAGACAAGTGTGTTGGGGAGGAAGCTCGTGTTTTGCTTGAGAGACTCAACAAGTTAGCTATGGCCATGGACGAGAAGGAGTACTGGGAGCTTAGTGGACCAGAG AGGATATATttactgaaatttttatgtgATGAATTGCTCAACACAGCTCTAATCAGGGAACACCTAGATCAATGTTCGGACAAATCAAATGATCTCCAGCAGAAGTTACGTCATCTGAATTATGAACTGAAAGAGTTGAAGTATCAGTTAGAAATAAGAACTTCATATGCTACACAAAGTAGATGGATAAAAAATGACCATGTAAGCAATAGTTCAGGACTAGTGGAGAATCAGCAGCGTGCTATGCCCACAGCATCAGAGCATCTTGAAGAGGCTGAACGGGTTAATGTTGGAGTTAACCTGAACACCCCTGCTGAAGGGGCTTCTGCTGGGCAATTGAATGTGAGTAAACCTCACAGTGCTGACAATGATATATCCGGTACATCTGTTATTGAAAGGAATAAATCTTTGGGACTTTCAAAACAAACATCAGAGATGGTTATTGACCGGATTGATGGGGGCTCTATTGGTGAAGTGTCCCAAAGTTTTGAGAAATCAGTAGGTGACATCAATATGGGAGAGGCTCATTCTGCTACAGTTATCAATGCCCCAAATGGAGAGTTGCCTGATGAAAATGCTAGGACACCATCCCAAGATAACATTGAAGCGTTGACGACTAAATTGGCCGACCATGATAACCTTGAAGCGTTGACAACTAAATTGGCCGACCATGATAACCTTGAAGCGTCGACAACTAAGTTGGCCGACCATGATGCTGATAACAATGAAACAAATAACTTATTGGATAGGATTTCACAGTTGCAGGATTCAATTAGCACAGCAGAGTTACAGCTCAGTATGGCATCCTTGAGAAGAGAGTGCCTTGGAAGGGATTGTGTGGGTCGATTGTACTGGGTTACAGGAAGACCTGGTAAACGTCCGCGACTGGTCGCTGATGGAAGCATGCTGATACCCAAGGACAGAGACATTAGCATGGTTACCAGCTATCCTCAGTCTACATTTGATAGTAGAGGCTGGAATTCAGCAGCAATTGTTGTATATgaatctgatgaagaaatcaagTGTCTTGTTGATTGGCTAAGGGACACTGATCCAAGGGAGAAGGATCTGAAAGACTCTATCTTGCAGTGGCAAAAGTCTCTTTATCACCAGGTTAGTTTTCCTGTCAGTGATCCTCCAGTGTCCAACTCTTCAAAGAGTGAACCACTTGGGGACCTTCCAGACACCAAGGCTTTTATAGTTCTGGAGCAAAAGTATGGCCTGCAATTGGATCAAGACACTAGTGAACTATCCAAAAGGAGAGGAAGGAAAACCAAGTTGGGTTCTGAAGAAAGAATATATCGCTGTGACTGTTTAGAACCTGTATGGCCTTCTCGACACCATTGTTTAACTTGTCATGAGACTTATCTTACATTGGCAGAATATGAAGGGCATAATGATGGAAAATGCAACAGCAGTAATGACTCTCCTAATGAAACCAAAGAAAATGATGAGCCAAAACTGAAGGGTACCAAGTCTGATATAAAGGAAAAAGATCCTGTAGATCATAGTTGTTCTGCTGAGCCATCTAACAATGGAAAATTGGATCCATGCCCTTttgatttcgaagaaatttgTAGAAAGTTCATCACAAATTATTCAAATAAGGAGACGGTGAAGGAGATTGGGCTCCTTGGATCAAATGGAGTTCCATCTTTTGTCCCTTCACCTGCATTTTTTGTTGACCCTCCAGCTCTGCTAagtgaaaataaaagaaaggatGATGATGTCCCAAATGATTGGACTTCCTCTTTGGAGGAATGCCAGGCAATGTCCGCCAAAATGTCTGGGCAAGAGGTATCCCAAGCTGCTCAAGATTGTCCTGGCAATGCAGGTGATGCGCAGATGCCAAAATCTAAAAGGCCTGTTAGGGATTCTACTTCAGCCAAGGAAGCATCTTCTTCAACAGACAAACCAACAAGATTACTAACTATCAATGGGGGCTTGGTTCCAGAGTCATCATTGATGCCTGTGATTGGCAGGAACTTTCATATCCTGAAGCAGCTAAAGATAAACTTGCTTGATGTAGAAGCAGCTTTGCCCGAGGAAGCATTGAGAGCCTCGAAGTCTCAACAAATAAGAAGACGTTCATGGCGTGCTTTTGTGAAGAGTGCAGAATCAATATCTCAT GTGGTATTGGCAACCAACTTCTTGCAGAGCATGATAAAAGCCGAGTTCCTGAAGAAAGATTGGTGGTACTGGTCCTCCTTCACAGCAGCTATCAAGACGACGACCGTAACAGCGCTCGCGCTCAGGATCTACACCCTCGATGACTGCATCATGTACAGAAAAGATCCAGCTCCAAACCCTGAGCCAGCTGACAATGCAAGATCTGGAAacaaggggaagaggaagagagatGCTGATTCATGA